The Virgibacillus sp. SK37 region TTTGATCTAAAAACTTCGGCGATGACTTATCCCAGTGACTCTCCACACTACGTAAGTAAGGAAGTTCATTTTCCCAATAGTCCTCCGAGTTTTCCGTAAAGCCATTGCTTGTAGAGAAAAAAGCTGGAGTTATAGGCTGGCTATCGTAGGTTAGTATCTCGCCCTTCGTTGCCTGAACTGCTTTCTTTATTTTATCTATTTTCCATTCATAATCGCTTCCCCACAGACGTCTAAGTTCCTTATCATCCTTATAAACCTGATGCTGAACGGTATCCGTTACATCTGATTCTTTCTTATCCTTTTCATTTGTGTGAAGCTTATGATTAACAATATAGGTACGTGCCGCTAATGCTTGCGCTTTTAATGCCTCCAATTCAAAATCAGCAGGCATTTCTGAAGCAATCACCCTGGAGACATATGTCTCTAAAGGCACGTTTTCTACTTCTTCGGATGTCGATCGCATAACTGCTACCGAAAATGGTGATGCTTCTATTTCTTCTTGCGGAGCTTGGGCAGTTTCTCCTTTTTCTACCATCTTACTTTCATTTCCATCCTCTTTCCCATATGGGATTACAATGAGAGTAGGGATAATTAGGATGATGAAAAATAAACTGGATATCAGGAAAATGGTAGGGAGCTTCCATGTTGCTGCCGTTTTGGGTTTGTGAAAAGCTGTTTTTCTTTTCCAGGGTGGAATTTTATTGGGAAGTGTTCCTTTGTATGTTGCTTTTTGCTTCGATTTTATTTTCTTTACGATGGATTTGTTCTTCGCTGAATAATACGTGTTAGGTTTTTTCAATGTCATCCCCCTTTGCATTCATTTAGTCTAGTATCCCTACTATTAAATGTATACAAAAGAGGATTTCAATAGAACATAAGATTTAGAAAACCTTAGCATGTTGTGGATCAATTTTTTTCGTCTGCTCTTTTGTAAGTGTATTATCATATAAATGACATGCCACATGATGGTCCTTTTCTACTTCTTGCCATGCTGGACGGATTTCCGAGCAAACTTCCATTGCCATTGGGCAGCGTGTACGAAAAACACATCCACTTGGAGGATCAATTGGACTCGGCAGTTCTCCTTCCAAAATAATCCGCTCTCTGCTTTCTTCAATATCCGGATCTGGAATTGGGATTGCTGATAACAAAGCCTTTGTATAAGGGTGTAAAGGATTATCATAGAGTTGGTCACTTGTAGTTAATTCCACCATATTGCCAAGGTACATAACCCCTATTCGGTCAGAGATCTGCTTCACCATGGATAGGTCATGAGCAATAAATAAAAAGGTTAAACCTTTTTCTGTCTGAAGCTCTTTTAAAAGATTGACTACCTGTGCTTGAACAGATACATCCAGCGCCGAGATCGGTTCATCCGCAATGATAAAATCAGGATCGAGAGCGAGCGCGCGGGCTATTCCTATTCGTTGCCGCTGCCCGCCACTGAATTCATGCGGATATCTGTTGGCATGATCCCGGTTAAGGCCGACCTCCTCCAATAATTGATAGACACGGTCCAGCTGTTCTTTTTTATTTTTGTATAATCCATGCACTTCCATTGGTTCTGAAATAACTTCTTTTACAGTGGAACGAGGGTTAAGAGAGGCATATGGATCTTGGAAAATCATTTGCATTTTTCGATAAAAGGTAAAGCGATCTTTCTCAGACAATGCATGAATATCCTTTCCGTCGTAAATAACATCGCCTTCTGTTTTATCATACAGGCCGAGAATCGTGCGACCAATTGTAGATTTCCCACACCCTGATTCTCCTACAAGCCCAAATGTTTCCCCTTTTTTCACGTAAAAGGTAACCCCATCAACTGCCTTAAGAGCCTTTCCTTTTCCCATATCAAAATGCTTTTTCAGCTGATTCACTTGCAAAACTTTATCTTCCATATCAATACTCCTCATTTTCATGCCAATAGCGGCATGCGGCACAAAGCTCTTTTTCGTATTTTGT contains the following coding sequences:
- the spoIID gene encoding stage II sporulation protein D, which codes for MKKPNTYYSAKNKSIVKKIKSKQKATYKGTLPNKIPPWKRKTAFHKPKTAATWKLPTIFLISSLFFIILIIPTLIVIPYGKEDGNESKMVEKGETAQAPQEEIEASPFSVAVMRSTSEEVENVPLETYVSRVIASEMPADFELEALKAQALAARTYIVNHKLHTNEKDKKESDVTDTVQHQVYKDDKELRRLWGSDYEWKIDKIKKAVQATKGEILTYDSQPITPAFFSTSNGFTENSEDYWENELPYLRSVESHWDKSSPKFLDQKIFTLNQFENAMKVELNKSGALVMEVTRTKSNRVDELMIDGHKFSGRAVREKLELRSSDFTIKQKNDHLIFTTKGYGHGIGMSQYGANGMAKEGKTYKDIVNHYYKGVEISTVTDTAPALVAK
- a CDS encoding ABC transporter ATP-binding protein: MEDKVLQVNQLKKHFDMGKGKALKAVDGVTFYVKKGETFGLVGESGCGKSTIGRTILGLYDKTEGDVIYDGKDIHALSEKDRFTFYRKMQMIFQDPYASLNPRSTVKEVISEPMEVHGLYKNKKEQLDRVYQLLEEVGLNRDHANRYPHEFSGGQRQRIGIARALALDPDFIIADEPISALDVSVQAQVVNLLKELQTEKGLTFLFIAHDLSMVKQISDRIGVMYLGNMVELTTSDQLYDNPLHPYTKALLSAIPIPDPDIEESRERIILEGELPSPIDPPSGCVFRTRCPMAMEVCSEIRPAWQEVEKDHHVACHLYDNTLTKEQTKKIDPQHAKVF